In a genomic window of Polypterus senegalus isolate Bchr_013 chromosome 13, ASM1683550v1, whole genome shotgun sequence:
- the cdip1 gene encoding cell death-inducing p53-target protein 1 has product MSSDPPPPYPGGPSAPLIEEKNGQPPNLGSAPPMVTQPHGHPIPPEYGPPPYEPPMQPGFIPPHVPGEGGMVYPPNTGYYAPPGHFPQPIPGQYPPGPGPYPSPGAHATTVFVPHGAATTVTVLQGEMFQASPVQTVCPHCQQAITTKITYDLGLMNTLFCLFCCFVGCDLGCCLIPFMMDDLKDVTHTCPNCKGYIYTYKRMC; this is encoded by the exons ATGTCGAGCGACCCACCTCCTCCATATCCTGGTGGTCCCAGCGCTCCTTTGATCGAAGAGAAGAATGGCCAGCCTCCCAATTTAG GCTCTGCACCACCAATGGTCACCCAGCCACATGGGCACCCCATCCCGCCAGAGTACGGCCCTCCACCCTATGAGCCGCCCATGCAGCCGGGATTCATACCGCCACACGTCCCAGGAGAAGGAGGAATGGTGTACCCGCCAAACA CGGGTTACTATGCTCCACCAGGTCATTTTCCACAACCTATTCCAGGCCAGTACCCTCCAGGCCCTGGCCCCTACCCATCTCCTGGCGCCCATGCCACCACAGTGTTTGTGCCCCATGGGGCTGCCACCACAGTTACAGTCCTACAGGGGGAGATGTTCCAGGCGTCGCCAGTCCAGACGGTGTGCCCCCACTGCCAGCAGGCCATCACCACCAAGATCACCTATGACTTAGGCCTCATGAACACACTCTTCTGTCTCTTCTGCTGCTTTGTCGG GTGTGACCTGGGCTGCTGcctcatccccttcatgatgGACGACCTCAAAGATGTGACGCACACCTGCCCCAACTGCAAAGGCTACATCTACACGTACAAGCGCATGTGCTAA